DNA from Actinoplanes sp. SE50/110:
GCGCCCACCCGTCCGGGTGATCCTCCGGCGAAACCGGCCGGGACCAACGGTCACCGTGCCAACGGATCCGGTCCGGCCCGCAACGGCTTCCCCCACGGCACCGTCACCGCGCTGCCCGCGGCCGCCCCGCCACCATCACCGGCGATCACGTCCACCCCCTTCGTCGTCGAGGACGAGGACGACTGGTCGGAGTACGACGAGTGGCCTCCGCGCGGCCCCGAACAGAGCCGGCCCGCACCGCACGGCCCCGAAGACAGCCGGCCCGCGCCGCGCCGCCTGCCCGCCCCGGCCCCGGAGCTGGCCGCTCCCGCCGCTTCGCCCGCGGCCCTGTCGGCGCCGGTCGCCGCACCGCTGCCGGTGCCCGCGACGGTCACCGACAAAGCTCCGGCCCGCCGGCGCACCAAGGAGCCGAAGGCCGCGAAACCGGCCGCGCTGCGCCCCCAGAAACTCAAGTTCAACGACCGCGATCCGGCGATCGAGCTGGCGATCAGCGAGATCGCCGGCCATCTGACGTTCACCCAGAGCACCGTCACCGCCTGGTATCACCTGCCCGAGGTCCGCTGGGCGTTCCGGCCCGACGCGGAGCGCGAGGCGCTGCTGAGCGCGATCTCCGAGCAGTACGCCGGGCTCGCCGGCTTCCGCCTGCACCTGCGGCGCACCACCCGCCCGTTCCCGGCCGACGAGTGGGCCCGCACGGTCGACTCCTTCACCACCCGGCCGCTGCCCGACGTGCCGGGCGCGACATCCTGGTCCGACCACCTGGTCGCGGCGCAGCGCCATCTGCTCTCGGTGAACCACGCGGAGGGCCAGACCTACCTGGGCGTGACCTTCGCCCGGCGCTCGCTCGGCGACACGTTCTCGGAGCGGATCCTGCGCGCTTTCGGCCGCGGCACGTCCGAAAACGAACGACGCAAACTCGGGCGTACGGTCGAGCAGTTCGACGAGGTGCTCAACGCCTTCGGCATGCGTGGCCGGCGGGTCACTCCGCAGGAGCTGGAGTGGCTGCTGTTCCGCTCGGTGGCGCTCGGCATGGCCCCGCCCGGCCTGCTCTCCCCGGTTTCCAACGGCCACTGGGAGACCGGCGATCTGCTGGCGCTGACCGAGCAGGTCGAGCGCTACCGCACGCCGTACGGGTCGACGGTCAAGCTGGTCAACCGGATGACCGGCGAGGAACGCCACGTCGCGGTCCTCTCCGTCGGCCGGATGGAGCCGCTGGAGATCCCGGAGCGGCACGAGCCGTGGATGCACTTCCACGAGCGCCTGCCATGGCCGATGGAGCTCTCCTCCCGGATCGACATCCTCGGCTCGAACAGCTCGTTCAGGAACCTGGAGCACCGGCTCCGGATGATCCGCTCGCAGCAGCTCGACTATGCCGAGCACGGCATCGACGCCCCGCCCGAGTTGGAACGCCTCGCCAAGCGCGCCCTGGTGATCGGCGACGAGATGACCACGGGTCTGCCCACCGATTCGGCCCGGGCGCACGGCTGGCACCGGATCGCGGTCAGCGGCGCCAACCGCGAGGAATGCCTGGAACGCGCCCGTCGCCTCATCCAGCTGTACTCCCGCGAGTTGCGGATCTCCCTGCAGCATCCGAAGAACCAGGACCAGTTGGCCCGCGAATTCATTCCGGGTGAGCCGATCGCCAACACCGGCTACGTCCGGCGGATGCCGGTCAAACTGCTGGCCGCCGCCCTCCCGCAGGCCGCCTCCACGGTCGGCGACCGCCGCGGCGACCTGATCGGCCGCACCGCCGGCACCTGCCGTCGCCCGGTCTTCCTGGACCTGCACTTCCCGATGGAGGTCCGGGAACGCTCCGGCCTCGGCGTGTTCGTCGCCGAGCCCGGCGGTGGCAAGTCCACCCTGATGGGCGCCCTCGGCTACCTGAACGCCCGCCGCGGCGTACAGGTGACCCTGCTCGACCCGTCCGGTCCGCTCGCCCGGCTGTGCCAGATGCCGGAACTCCGCCCGTACAGCCGAGTTTTGAACTTGACCGGCTCGGAACAGGGCACCCTCGCGCCGTACGCGTTGATCCCCACCCCGATCCGCTCCGAGTTCCCCACCGGCGCCACCGGCGACCGCGAGTTCGAGATCGCCGTCTCCAACGCCCGCGCCGAGCGCCGCATGCTGGTCCAGGACATCTGCTCGATGCTGGTCCCCCCGCAGGTCGCCAAGGAGGCCTCCACCGCCACCCTGCTGCGACACGCGGTCCGTCAGGTCCCCGCCGAGGAAACCTCCACCCTCGACGACGTGGTCACCACCCTGCAGGGTTTGGGCGACGACGAGGGCCGCGAGCTGGCCAACCTGCTCCTGGACACCGCCGAGATGCCGCTCGCCCTGCTCTTCTTCGGCCGCCCCCCGCAGCACCTGCTCGGCGCCGACGCCGCCCTCACCGTCATCACCATGGCCGGCCTGCGCCTCCCCGACCTGAAAATCGAACGAGAATACTGGTCGGCCGAGGAGTCCCTGGCCCTGCCGATGCTGCACACCGCCCACCGCCTGGCCGTCCGCCGCTGCTACGGCGGTTCGATGTCCACCCGCAAAATGGTCGGCCTGGACGAGGCCCACTTCATGGAAGGCTGGCGCTCCGGCCGCTCCTTCCTGGTCCGCCTCGCCCGAGATTCCCGAAAATGGAACCTGGCCGCCCTGGTCGCCTCCCAGAACCCCCGAGACATCCTCGGCCTGGACGTGCAGAACCTGGTCTCCACCGTCTTCGTCGGCCGCATCGCCGAGGACCAGGAAATCGCCTCCGAAGCCCTCCGGTTGCTGCGGGTCCCGGTCCACGACGGTTACGAGGCCACCCTGGCGTCCCTGTCCCAGGTGGACACGTCGTCCCAGCACCGCCTCGGCTTCCGGGAGTTCGTGATGCGGGATGTGGACGGCCGGGTGCAGAAGGTCCGGGTCGACGTCTCCTACGTCGAAGGCCTCCTGGAACACCTGGACACCACCCCAGGCCCAGCCCAGCCCCAGTTGGCCCCTCTCCCGTCCGACCTGGAGGCCTAAAATGCTGCGGCGGGGGGTTGCGTTTCTCTCAGTCCTCGTAGTGATCGTGGCGGCCTCAATCGCTTGGGCAGTCGCCACCCCAGCCAGCGCATACGCCGTCCCATCGAAAGCCCCTTCAGGGGCGTGCAGCATTGAGGAATGGAAGAATGACCTCAAAGGCTGCGTCGACCGACTGGAGAAGGTGGCTGGCAACCGGGTAGATTGCCTAGACCCTCCGACTCCCAGTACGCCGGATTCAGGCCTTGCCGGATGGTTTGCGGAGCGTCCGCAGTCATCCACAAAAGATGGACCTCAGGGAATATATAGCGAGTACGGGTACGCCGGATACAGCTACAATACATATGATCTAGACGGCGGTTGCGCTGCCGGTGCCGTAAATGCAGACACCGGCATCGAGAATACTATGGCAAATGGCGAGCTTATGGTCGCCACGGCCGTAATCGGCGCCTCTAACGCGCTAAGGGAGCGAGCCTGGGACCCGGCAACAATGTGGGGCTGGGCCGACCCTCTGGTAGACCAAGCGACCAAAGCGGTTTACGAAAAGGTATTTAGCGTATTCGGCGTGATCACGCTCGCGATAGTTGGCCTTTACCTGATATGGCGTTCACGCCAAGCTGACATGGGCGCTGCAACAACAACCGCCGGATGGGCAATCTTGGTAATGGTTGCCGTAACAGCAATCGCCGCTTGGCCAGTTAGATCAGCTAATCTTGCGGATCAAACCTTGGTCACCACGCTAGGTGTTGTCCACGATGCCGTCGGACCTCGCCCGCAAAGTGGTGGTAACGGATGTCGCCTGAAGCCAACCTCATGTGAGGATCAGCGGCCACCAGCCGTGCGCGCTAGTGACACCGCCACGGAGACTATGCTCTATCGTAATTGGCTGCGTGGAGTTCTTGGCTCGGCCGACAGCGATACCGCCAAAAAATACGGCGCTGCACTATACGACGCTCGCTCACTAACATGGGACGAAGCACAGCGCATCCGAGACAACCCCGGAACCCGCGATGGCATCCTCAACGGAAAAAAAGAGCAGTGGAAGAAGGTAGCCGAACAGATCAGTAAGGAAGACCCGGAAGCATACGAATATCTTCAGGGAAAGAACGGCATGGAACGAGTCGGTGCTGGGTTCATCGCCGTCCTCGCTGCGGTCATGTTTGCAATGTTCGACCTTACCGCCTCGATCCTTGTCCTACTTGGATTCTTGATATTTCGTTGGGCAGTGATTGCAGCACCCATCCTAGGAACCGTTGGCCTTCTTCGCCCGGCTAGTGCAGGAATCCGGCGCCTAGGCAATGCCGTTGTGGCAGCCGTTTTTAATGTGGCCATATTCGGCACAGGGGCTGCCATATATTTATTCGCAGTCGATCTCATCATGAATACCGCGAGTTTGGCCGGTTGGCTGCAGGTCGTATTGGTTTGGCTCTGTGGCGTCGTCGGA
Protein-coding regions in this window:
- a CDS encoding ATP-binding protein, with translation MTTNLPPGHPRAGASTADRQSNGVRPNDYSSPEAVEQPDELVAAPGHGGVGVFQAPNAVRPLSTPVDTTMDIDSPFLDLFGGTAGPAPTRPGDPPAKPAGTNGHRANGSGPARNGFPHGTVTALPAAAPPPSPAITSTPFVVEDEDDWSEYDEWPPRGPEQSRPAPHGPEDSRPAPRRLPAPAPELAAPAASPAALSAPVAAPLPVPATVTDKAPARRRTKEPKAAKPAALRPQKLKFNDRDPAIELAISEIAGHLTFTQSTVTAWYHLPEVRWAFRPDAEREALLSAISEQYAGLAGFRLHLRRTTRPFPADEWARTVDSFTTRPLPDVPGATSWSDHLVAAQRHLLSVNHAEGQTYLGVTFARRSLGDTFSERILRAFGRGTSENERRKLGRTVEQFDEVLNAFGMRGRRVTPQELEWLLFRSVALGMAPPGLLSPVSNGHWETGDLLALTEQVERYRTPYGSTVKLVNRMTGEERHVAVLSVGRMEPLEIPERHEPWMHFHERLPWPMELSSRIDILGSNSSFRNLEHRLRMIRSQQLDYAEHGIDAPPELERLAKRALVIGDEMTTGLPTDSARAHGWHRIAVSGANREECLERARRLIQLYSRELRISLQHPKNQDQLAREFIPGEPIANTGYVRRMPVKLLAAALPQAASTVGDRRGDLIGRTAGTCRRPVFLDLHFPMEVRERSGLGVFVAEPGGGKSTLMGALGYLNARRGVQVTLLDPSGPLARLCQMPELRPYSRVLNLTGSEQGTLAPYALIPTPIRSEFPTGATGDREFEIAVSNARAERRMLVQDICSMLVPPQVAKEASTATLLRHAVRQVPAEETSTLDDVVTTLQGLGDDEGRELANLLLDTAEMPLALLFFGRPPQHLLGADAALTVITMAGLRLPDLKIEREYWSAEESLALPMLHTAHRLAVRRCYGGSMSTRKMVGLDEAHFMEGWRSGRSFLVRLARDSRKWNLAALVASQNPRDILGLDVQNLVSTVFVGRIAEDQEIASEALRLLRVPVHDGYEATLASLSQVDTSSQHRLGFREFVMRDVDGRVQKVRVDVSYVEGLLEHLDTTPGPAQPQLAPLPSDLEA